A single region of the Amia ocellicauda isolate fAmiCal2 chromosome 8, fAmiCal2.hap1, whole genome shotgun sequence genome encodes:
- the hsd17b3 gene encoding 17-beta-hydroxysteroid dehydrogenase type 3 isoform X3: MCIPVITGGSDGIGKAYAFELAKHGMNIVIISRTLEKLKKVAKEIEETTGQQVKVIAADFTKDDIYKRIEENIQGLNVGILVNNVGILSSTLPCRFLDTENIDTSITNVINCNMKSPVKMCKMILPGMEKRQKGLILNLSSGLAYTPCPLFTIYSASKGFVERFSRGLQAEYKSKGIIIQCLTPFGVSTPMTNYQKPNFVTKTAGEFVKVSLENIMVGDQTYGCIPHAILGWIIWKIPLKILHSEVLQRKFLEYVNQRMKTFK, from the exons ATGTGTATACCAG TTATCACTGGGGGATCGGATGGGATTGGGAAGGCATATGCATTTGAG CTGGCTAAACATGGGATGAATATTGTGATCATCAGCAGGACTCTTGAAAAACTGAAGAAGGTTGCCAAAGAAATAG AAGAGACCACGGGACAGCAAGTGAAAGTAATTGCCGCAGACTTCACTAAAGACGACATCTACAAACGCATAGAAGAAAATATTCAGGGGCTAAATGTTGGCATTTTAG TTAACAATGTAGGAATACTGAGTAGTACTCTACCGTGCCGTTTTCTTGATACTGAAAACATTGACACG AGTATAACAAATGTTATCAACTGCAATATGAAGTCTCCAGTTAAG ATGTGCAAAATGATCTTGCCAGGAATGGAAAAGAG GCAAAAGGGACTAATACTTAACCTTTCATCTGGCCTGGCATATACACCTTGTCCATTATTCACTATTTATTCAGCATCAAAG GGTTTTGTTGAAAGATTTTCAAGAGGGCTTCAAgcggaatataaatcaaaagGAATTATCATTCAG tgtcTTACTCCCTTTGGCGTTTCCACTCCCATGACTAACTACCAGAAGCCTAATTTTGTTACCAAAACAGCAGGGGAATTTGTGAAAGTGTCTTTGGAGAATATTATGGTTGGAGACCAAACCTATGGATGTATTCCACATGCAATCCTG GGATGGATAATTTGGAAAATTCCACTAAAAATACTACACAGTGAAGTACTGCAAAGGAAATTCCTGGAATATGTAAATCAAAGGATGAAAACTTTCAAGTAA
- the hsd17b3 gene encoding 17-beta-hydroxysteroid dehydrogenase type 3 isoform X1: MDFLELFFISIGTLFVLVYTVKLTGFLKTLFPKTWYPLPHSFFTSLGEWAVITGGSDGIGKAYAFELAKHGMNIVIISRTLEKLKKVAKEIEETTGQQVKVIAADFTKDDIYKRIEENIQGLNVGILVNNVGILSSTLPCRFLDTENIDTSITNVINCNMKSPVKMCKMILPGMEKRQKGLILNLSSGLAYTPCPLFTIYSASKGFVERFSRGLQAEYKSKGIIIQCLTPFGVSTPMTNYQKPNFVTKTAGEFVKVSLENIMVGDQTYGCIPHAILGWIIWKIPLKILHSEVLQRKFLEYVNQRMKTFK; encoded by the exons ATGGATTTTCTGGAGctgtttttcatttcaataGGAACTCTATTTGTTCTTGTTTATACAGTCAAATTAACTGGCTTTCTGAAGACTCTTTTCCCCAAGACTTGGTACCCCCTGCCTCACTCATTTTTTACCTCACTTGGGGAGTGGGCTG TTATCACTGGGGGATCGGATGGGATTGGGAAGGCATATGCATTTGAG CTGGCTAAACATGGGATGAATATTGTGATCATCAGCAGGACTCTTGAAAAACTGAAGAAGGTTGCCAAAGAAATAG AAGAGACCACGGGACAGCAAGTGAAAGTAATTGCCGCAGACTTCACTAAAGACGACATCTACAAACGCATAGAAGAAAATATTCAGGGGCTAAATGTTGGCATTTTAG TTAACAATGTAGGAATACTGAGTAGTACTCTACCGTGCCGTTTTCTTGATACTGAAAACATTGACACG AGTATAACAAATGTTATCAACTGCAATATGAAGTCTCCAGTTAAG ATGTGCAAAATGATCTTGCCAGGAATGGAAAAGAG GCAAAAGGGACTAATACTTAACCTTTCATCTGGCCTGGCATATACACCTTGTCCATTATTCACTATTTATTCAGCATCAAAG GGTTTTGTTGAAAGATTTTCAAGAGGGCTTCAAgcggaatataaatcaaaagGAATTATCATTCAG tgtcTTACTCCCTTTGGCGTTTCCACTCCCATGACTAACTACCAGAAGCCTAATTTTGTTACCAAAACAGCAGGGGAATTTGTGAAAGTGTCTTTGGAGAATATTATGGTTGGAGACCAAACCTATGGATGTATTCCACATGCAATCCTG GGATGGATAATTTGGAAAATTCCACTAAAAATACTACACAGTGAAGTACTGCAAAGGAAATTCCTGGAATATGTAAATCAAAGGATGAAAACTTTCAAGTAA
- the hsd17b3 gene encoding 17-beta-hydroxysteroid dehydrogenase type 3 isoform X4, with the protein MNIVIISRTLEKLKKVAKEIEETTGQQVKVIAADFTKDDIYKRIEENIQGLNVGILVNNVGILSSTLPCRFLDTENIDTSITNVINCNMKSPVKMCKMILPGMEKRQKGLILNLSSGLAYTPCPLFTIYSASKGFVERFSRGLQAEYKSKGIIIQCLTPFGVSTPMTNYQKPNFVTKTAGEFVKVSLENIMVGDQTYGCIPHAILGWIIWKIPLKILHSEVLQRKFLEYVNQRMKTFK; encoded by the exons ATGAATATTGTGATCATCAGCAGGACTCTTGAAAAACTGAAGAAGGTTGCCAAAGAAATAG AAGAGACCACGGGACAGCAAGTGAAAGTAATTGCCGCAGACTTCACTAAAGACGACATCTACAAACGCATAGAAGAAAATATTCAGGGGCTAAATGTTGGCATTTTAG TTAACAATGTAGGAATACTGAGTAGTACTCTACCGTGCCGTTTTCTTGATACTGAAAACATTGACACG AGTATAACAAATGTTATCAACTGCAATATGAAGTCTCCAGTTAAG ATGTGCAAAATGATCTTGCCAGGAATGGAAAAGAG GCAAAAGGGACTAATACTTAACCTTTCATCTGGCCTGGCATATACACCTTGTCCATTATTCACTATTTATTCAGCATCAAAG GGTTTTGTTGAAAGATTTTCAAGAGGGCTTCAAgcggaatataaatcaaaagGAATTATCATTCAG tgtcTTACTCCCTTTGGCGTTTCCACTCCCATGACTAACTACCAGAAGCCTAATTTTGTTACCAAAACAGCAGGGGAATTTGTGAAAGTGTCTTTGGAGAATATTATGGTTGGAGACCAAACCTATGGATGTATTCCACATGCAATCCTG GGATGGATAATTTGGAAAATTCCACTAAAAATACTACACAGTGAAGTACTGCAAAGGAAATTCCTGGAATATGTAAATCAAAGGATGAAAACTTTCAAGTAA
- the hsd17b3 gene encoding 17-beta-hydroxysteroid dehydrogenase type 3 isoform X2 → MLEIHTQPGKARSWVSGLDVHLIVLAKHGMNIVIISRTLEKLKKVAKEIEETTGQQVKVIAADFTKDDIYKRIEENIQGLNVGILVNNVGILSSTLPCRFLDTENIDTSITNVINCNMKSPVKMCKMILPGMEKRQKGLILNLSSGLAYTPCPLFTIYSASKGFVERFSRGLQAEYKSKGIIIQCLTPFGVSTPMTNYQKPNFVTKTAGEFVKVSLENIMVGDQTYGCIPHAILGWIIWKIPLKILHSEVLQRKFLEYVNQRMKTFK, encoded by the exons ATGCTTGAAATCCACACTCAACCTGGAAAGGCTAGATCTTGGGTTTCAGGTCTAGATGTTCATTTGATTGTT CTGGCTAAACATGGGATGAATATTGTGATCATCAGCAGGACTCTTGAAAAACTGAAGAAGGTTGCCAAAGAAATAG AAGAGACCACGGGACAGCAAGTGAAAGTAATTGCCGCAGACTTCACTAAAGACGACATCTACAAACGCATAGAAGAAAATATTCAGGGGCTAAATGTTGGCATTTTAG TTAACAATGTAGGAATACTGAGTAGTACTCTACCGTGCCGTTTTCTTGATACTGAAAACATTGACACG AGTATAACAAATGTTATCAACTGCAATATGAAGTCTCCAGTTAAG ATGTGCAAAATGATCTTGCCAGGAATGGAAAAGAG GCAAAAGGGACTAATACTTAACCTTTCATCTGGCCTGGCATATACACCTTGTCCATTATTCACTATTTATTCAGCATCAAAG GGTTTTGTTGAAAGATTTTCAAGAGGGCTTCAAgcggaatataaatcaaaagGAATTATCATTCAG tgtcTTACTCCCTTTGGCGTTTCCACTCCCATGACTAACTACCAGAAGCCTAATTTTGTTACCAAAACAGCAGGGGAATTTGTGAAAGTGTCTTTGGAGAATATTATGGTTGGAGACCAAACCTATGGATGTATTCCACATGCAATCCTG GGATGGATAATTTGGAAAATTCCACTAAAAATACTACACAGTGAAGTACTGCAAAGGAAATTCCTGGAATATGTAAATCAAAGGATGAAAACTTTCAAGTAA